The following is a genomic window from Streptomyces lincolnensis.
GGATGATCCCCAGCACGAAGAAACCGGCGACCGCGCAGATGACTCCGATGATTCCGAGCGTCGCGCGATCCGGCCCGCTCCGTGACCACGTCCGGCTACGTGAGCGGGGGTACCTGCGCGTTCCCTGTCCGAAGCCCGCCATCATCAACTCCCAGAACCCCTCGGTGAATTCGGGTGCGTTCTCGGGTTCGTGAAGGCGGGTACCCCCGTCGCGAGGGCTAATCCTCCGGGTTTCTACTACCGCAGGACACCACCGGCCTTGCGGCGCGCCGCCCCCCTCCGGCAGCGCGCCGCAGCACCGGTCACCCTCCTCGCCGTACGAACTCCCCGCATGTGCCGGGGGAATGTGCCGTACCGGAGGGCTTGACCCACTGTGACGTGCGGCGCGTGCCGGGTGGGAGGAATCTTTAGCGTTGTCACCCTGATAGGGGAACTACGCCTGTTTTTCCCACGGTTGGCCGCGGTGTGCGGTCAGATGTGGCCGACTCCCGCCCCCGCCTCCGCGTTCGCACCGCGCTTGGTGAGCATCGCAACGAGGACGGCGACGACCGCGACACCGGCGGCGACCAGGGACGCCAGGCTCATCCCGGAGATGAAGGTGTCGTGCGCGACGCCGGTGATCTTCGTGGCGATCGCCTCCGGCGTACCCGGCGCGATCGGGGGCACGCCCACCTGGACCGCCTCCGAGGCCTGGTGCTCCTGGGCCGCGGTGAGCGGCGGGAGTCCCGCGTCGGCCCAGTTGCCCGCGAGGTCGCTGTCGACCTTGGAGGCCATCACCGCACCGAGGACGGCCGTACCGAGGCTGCCGCCGATCTGCATCGCGGCCTGCTGGAGGCCACCGGCGACACCGGAGAGCTCCATCGGGGCGTTGCCGACGATGACCTCGGTGGCGCCGACCATGACGGGTGCGAGGCCGAGGCCCAGCAGGGCGAACCAGAGCGACATGACGCCACTGCCGGTGTCCGTCGCCAGCGTGGACATGCCGTACATGGCGAGCGCGGTGCACGCCATACCGCCGGCCAGCGGCACCCGCGGGCCGAGCTTGGTGATCATCGCGCCCGCGAGCGGGGAGCCGACGATCATCATTCCGGTGAGCGGCAGCAGGTGCAGACCGGCGTCGATCGGGCTCATGCCGTGCACGTTCTGGAGGTAGAACGTCACGAAGAACAGACCGCCCATGAAGGCGATGGCCATCAGCACCATCAGCACGACACCCGCGGCCAGCGGCACCGAGCGGAACAGCCCCAGCGGGATCAGCGGCTCCTTGACCTTCGTCTCCCAGAAGGCGAACGCGGCGAAGAGCACGACGGAGCCGAGGATGAACGCCCACGTCTTGCCGTCGCCCCAGCCCCACTCGGGGGCCTTGATGAGCGCCCACACCAGGCAGAACATCGCGGCCGACAGCAGCGCGATGCCCAGCAGGTCGAAGGAGCGCGGGGCCTTCTCGGCACGGTGGTCGAGCAGGATCCAGGCGCCGAGGGCGACGGCGAGGATGCCGACCGGCACGTTGATGAAGAACACCGACTGCCAGTTGACGTGCTCGACGAGCACACCGCCGAGGATCGGGCCGCCCGCGGTGGAGGCACCGATGACCATGCCCCAGATACCGATGGCCATGTTGAGCTTCTCGGCCGGGAAGGTCGCGCGCAGCAGCCCGAGCGCGGCCGGCATCAGCAGCGCGCCGAACAGGCCCTGGAGGACACGGAAGGTGACGACCAGCGCGATGCTGCTGGACATGCCGATGGCACCGGACGCGGCCGCGAAGCCGACGACACCGATCAGGAAGGTCTGGCGGTGGCCGAACCGGTCACCGAGCTTGCCCGCGGTGATCAGGGAGACCGCGAGGGCGAGGAAGTAGCCGTTGGTGATCCACTGGACCTCCGCGAAGGACGCGTTCAGGTCCTTCTGGATGGCCGGGTTGGCGATGGCCACGATGGTGCCGTCGAGGGCCACCATCATGACCCCGACCGCGACGGTTATGAGGGTGAACCACGGGTGGCCGCGCAGGCCGGAGGCCGATGCCCCGCCGGACGGGGTGGATGGCGCCTCATCCCCCGGCCCCGTCTTGTCGAGGGTGGTCTGACTAGTCATGTGTTCGAGGCTAGTGACAGCCACTGACAATTGACAAACCAATTCATAAGTCAGTAACTGACCTGTATGGAAACACTGCGGGAACGCAAGCGTCAGCGCACCCGGGACGCGCTGGTGCGGGCCGCCCTCGACCTGTTCACCACCCGCGGATACGAGGGGACGACCGTCGACGACATCGCCGAGGCCGTCGACGTCTCGCAGCGCACCTTCTTCCGTTACTTCGCCGGCAAGGAGGAGGCCGCCCTCGCCGTCCACGAGATGACGGTGGAGCACTTCCTCGGCGCCGTGCGCGAGCGCCCGCCGCACGAGCCCCCGATGGAGGCGCTGCGCCAGGCGGTGCTGGAGGGATGGGACACGCTCAACGAGGTCGTCGAGTCCGTCGTACCGGTCGAGCTGTTCCTGCGGATGTTCCGGGTGATCGAGTCGACGCCGGTGCTGCTCGCCGCCCATCTGCGCCGCTCCACGGAGAGCGAGGACACCCTGGCGCGGATCCTCGCCGAGCGCGAGGGACTCGATGTGGACGCCGACCCGCGGCCCCGCGTGGTGGTGGCGGTCTTCGGCGGGGTGATGCGGCTGACGGAACGGCAGTGGTGCGCGGGCGGGGACACCGGCCTCGACACCATGCGGGCACTGACCGTCTCATATCTCGAACAGGTGGGGCCCGCACTCACAGGTGCCTGGCGAACACGCTGAGGTAGACGGCCCATACACCGAAACGTGATACCCGTCACTCGATTAACCCGAGACCCTCCCGTTCTCCTAGTGTGTCCTTTCAGTGACTTCCTTCGACACCTCCCCGCAACTGAACGTCTGGCGCGCACTGCTCGCGCTGGCCGTCGTGTTCGTGATGCTGGCGACCACCGGCTGGACGGCACTGCGCAGCCAGCGGAGCAGCACACCGCTCCAGGCCTCGCTCTCGGCCTGGGACGACGGCAGCATCGCCGGACACCGGCTGCCGGACCCCGACGGGACGACTCCCCACCGTCTCGCCCGCTTCTTCACCACGCTCACCGACCGGCAGCGCGCCACCCTCGCCCGGCGCTATCCGCTGGCCGTCGGCAACATGAACGGCGCCCCCGTCGAGCTGCGTTACCGCGCCAACCGCATCGCGCTCGGCGACGCCCGCAAGGTCGAGCTGAAACGCATGCACGACACCCGGCTCACCGCGGACGGCCAGCGGGAGGCCGGAAAACGGATGCACCGCTACGAGTCCCTGCTGACCGAGGGCCGGCACATCCTCGCCTTCGACCCCGACGGATCCGGCCGGATCGCCGAGGTCTTCGGTGACCTGAACAAGGCGGAACGGGTCTCGGTCGTCGTCCCCGGCGTCGACACCGACCTGCTCACCTTCCAGCGCACCCAGCGCAGATACTCCGCCCCGGTCGGCATGGCCCAGGCCCTCTACCGGGCCGAGCGCGAGGCGAGCCCGTCCACGCGTACGGCCGTGATCGCCTGGGCCGACTACACCGCGCCCAGCGGGCTCGGCCTCGACTCCGCCACCGCGATGCGCGCGGCGGAGGGCGCGATCCGGCTGAACTCACTGGTCAGGGCGCTGCCCGGCAGCTCCCCCGTGTCCTTGTTCTGCCACAGCTACGGCTCCGTGCTGTGCGGTCTGGCCGCGCCCGTCCTGCCCGGCCGGGTGGCCGACATCGCGGTGGCCGGCAGCCCGGGGATGCGGACCGCGAAGGCCTCCCACCTGCACACCTCCGCCAATGTGTGGGCGATGCGGGACACCGACGACTGGATCCAGGACGTGCCCCATCTGGAGCTCGGCGGGCTGGGCCACGGAGCCGACCCGGTGTCCGCCGCGTTCGGCGCGCGCCTGCTCTCGGCACGCGGCGCGGACGGCCACAGCGGCTACTTCGTGCCGGGCACGGAGAGCCTGGCGAACTTCGCCGAGATCGGGATTGGCGCATACCGCTCGGTGCACTGTGCCGGCGATACCGAAGCCTGCCGGGAGGGTTTGCCCGGTACGGCGGCGGTCGGACGCGCGTAGAGACGAAGGAACTGCGGTCTGCGCAGGGAGGGGACGAAGGAGCTCGTGCCGCATACGATGAGCCGCATGGGTGACGTACTGGCCGGATTTCATGCCGCCTGGGAGTTCGAGTCCGACTCCGTGCTCATCCGCTACGAACGGGGGATTCGAACACCCAAGCTGTTTCAGGCGCTGGGAGAGCGACGGATCCCGCTGGACGCGCTCGCCGGGGTGACACTCACCCCCGGCAGACGCGGCACGGTGGTCCTGCGTGCCGAACCACGCCCCGGCGCCGACCCGTTGATGGAGGCGGCCGCGGACCAGCTCAAGGAGAGCTGCGACCCGTACCGGCTGGTGCTGCCTGCCGACAAGGAGACGCTCGCCGAGTACTACGCCGACGAGTTGCGTGCGCGGCTGAAGCAGGACAGCGGTGAGGCCGAGCGTTTCCTGGTGCCGGCGCCGGAAGTCCCGCTCCAGTTCAAGGCCTACGACGGCAAGGCGTCCTTCGACGGCAGGACCGTGCGGTTCCGGTGGTTCTGGACGGGGGCGTCCTCGGCGAAGTGGAAAGCCGGCGACCAGAGTTTCGCGGTCTCGGAGCTGAGCGGGGTGGAGTGGCGCTCGCCCGAGGTCCTGGAGGGGTATCTGCGGCTGCTGCGCGGGGAGAGCGCGCCGGTGCAGGCCGATCAGGATCCGGCGGCCGTGGTGTTCGGGCTCGGATACGGGCCCGTGCACGAGTCGTTGCCGTTCGCCGCGGCGGTACTGGCGGCGGTGCGGGATCGCTCGGCGGTGCCGGCGGTTTCCGCGGCCGCGGCCTCGCCGCGCCGGGATCCCGCCGACATCGCCGAGCGGATTCGCCATCTCGGGGAACTGCATCAGGCCGGGCTGGTCACGGATGAGGAGTTCTCCGTGAAGAAGGCGGAGTTGCTGGCGGAGTTGTAGGGGTTCGCGTTCGGTAGCGAACCGCGAACCCCTGAGCGGGACTACTCCCTGCCTGCCGAAGCGAACCGCATGTCCGCGTAACGGTCGCCCGCCACCTGTGCCGCGATCGGTTCCAGGAGGGCGAGTTCCTCCTTGGTGAGTTCGATCCTCGTCGCCGCGGTGTTCTCCTCCACGCGGCTCGGCTTGCGGGTGCCCGGGATCGGGACCACCGGCAGTTCGTGGACCGTCGTCTGCTGCTGGACCCACGCCAGAGCGATCTGCCCCAGGGACACCCCGTGTGCCTCGGCCACCGTCCGGACGGGCTCCAGGAGGGCCGCGTTGGCCGCCGCGTTGTCGCCGGTGAAGCGGGGCTGATGGCGGCGGAAGTCGTCGGCGGTGAGGTCCTTTTCGGCGTTGGTGAAGGAGCCGGTGAGGAAGCCGCGGCCGAGCGGGGAGTACGGCACGAGGGTCACGCCGAGTTCACGGGCCGCCGGGACGACCTGCGCCTCGATGTCCCGGCTGAACAGCGACCACTCCGACTGCACGGCGGCGATCGGGTGGACCGCCTGGGCCGCGCGCAGTTCGGCGGCCGTGACCTCGCTCAGGCCCAGGTGCTTGACCTTGCCCTCGCGCACGAGGTCGGCCATGGCGCCGACGGACTCCTCGATCGGCACGTTCACATCGCGCCGGTGCATGTAGTAGAGGTCGATGGCGTCGACGTCCAGCCGCTTCAGGCTCGCCTCGACGGCCTGCCGGATGTAGGGCGGGTCGTTGCGGATGACCCGCCGGGTCGGGTCGTCCGCCGGGATCGACAGGGCGAACTTGGTGGCGATCACCAGCTCGTCGCGGTGCGCCTTGAAGAACGGGGACAGGAACTTCTCGTTCTCGCCGGCTCCGTAGGCGTCCGCCGTGTCGTACAGGGTGACGCCCAGCTCCAGCGCCCGCTCCAGGGTGGCCCGCGACTCCTTCGCGTCGCTCGGGCCGTAGGCGAAACTCATTCCCATGCAGCCCAGGCCCTGCACGCCGACCTGGGGGCCGCCGTCGCCGAGTGCTGCCGTGGGGATCGTGCCGTCGGTCATCAGGACCTCTCCGACGCCAGGGCGAGCCCGGCGTCCGCGTAGAAACCGATCTTCCGGTCGAGGAACGTGAGCGTGTCCTGGAGTTCGGCCATCCGGGCCAGGACGTCCTGGCGGGTGGCCTTCAGCAGCTCGAAACGCTCCCCGTAGGTGTGGTCGCCCTCGCGCACCAGGTCC
Proteins encoded in this region:
- a CDS encoding TetR family transcriptional regulator, which codes for METLRERKRQRTRDALVRAALDLFTTRGYEGTTVDDIAEAVDVSQRTFFRYFAGKEEAALAVHEMTVEHFLGAVRERPPHEPPMEALRQAVLEGWDTLNEVVESVVPVELFLRMFRVIESTPVLLAAHLRRSTESEDTLARILAEREGLDVDADPRPRVVVAVFGGVMRLTERQWCAGGDTGLDTMRALTVSYLEQVGPALTGAWRTR
- a CDS encoding aldo/keto reductase, with the translated sequence MTDGTIPTAALGDGGPQVGVQGLGCMGMSFAYGPSDAKESRATLERALELGVTLYDTADAYGAGENEKFLSPFFKAHRDELVIATKFALSIPADDPTRRVIRNDPPYIRQAVEASLKRLDVDAIDLYYMHRRDVNVPIEESVGAMADLVREGKVKHLGLSEVTAAELRAAQAVHPIAAVQSEWSLFSRDIEAQVVPAARELGVTLVPYSPLGRGFLTGSFTNAEKDLTADDFRRHQPRFTGDNAAANAALLEPVRTVAEAHGVSLGQIALAWVQQQTTVHELPVVPIPGTRKPSRVEENTAATRIELTKEELALLEPIAAQVAGDRYADMRFASAGRE
- a CDS encoding DUF4429 domain-containing protein, translated to MSRMGDVLAGFHAAWEFESDSVLIRYERGIRTPKLFQALGERRIPLDALAGVTLTPGRRGTVVLRAEPRPGADPLMEAAADQLKESCDPYRLVLPADKETLAEYYADELRARLKQDSGEAERFLVPAPEVPLQFKAYDGKASFDGRTVRFRWFWTGASSAKWKAGDQSFAVSELSGVEWRSPEVLEGYLRLLRGESAPVQADQDPAAVVFGLGYGPVHESLPFAAAVLAAVRDRSAVPAVSAAAASPRRDPADIAERIRHLGELHQAGLVTDEEFSVKKAELLAEL
- a CDS encoding alpha/beta hydrolase, which gives rise to MTSFDTSPQLNVWRALLALAVVFVMLATTGWTALRSQRSSTPLQASLSAWDDGSIAGHRLPDPDGTTPHRLARFFTTLTDRQRATLARRYPLAVGNMNGAPVELRYRANRIALGDARKVELKRMHDTRLTADGQREAGKRMHRYESLLTEGRHILAFDPDGSGRIAEVFGDLNKAERVSVVVPGVDTDLLTFQRTQRRYSAPVGMAQALYRAEREASPSTRTAVIAWADYTAPSGLGLDSATAMRAAEGAIRLNSLVRALPGSSPVSLFCHSYGSVLCGLAAPVLPGRVADIAVAGSPGMRTAKASHLHTSANVWAMRDTDDWIQDVPHLELGGLGHGADPVSAAFGARLLSARGADGHSGYFVPGTESLANFAEIGIGAYRSVHCAGDTEACREGLPGTAAVGRA
- a CDS encoding MFS transporter — encoded protein: MTSQTTLDKTGPGDEAPSTPSGGASASGLRGHPWFTLITVAVGVMMVALDGTIVAIANPAIQKDLNASFAEVQWITNGYFLALAVSLITAGKLGDRFGHRQTFLIGVVGFAAASGAIGMSSSIALVVTFRVLQGLFGALLMPAALGLLRATFPAEKLNMAIGIWGMVIGASTAGGPILGGVLVEHVNWQSVFFINVPVGILAVALGAWILLDHRAEKAPRSFDLLGIALLSAAMFCLVWALIKAPEWGWGDGKTWAFILGSVVLFAAFAFWETKVKEPLIPLGLFRSVPLAAGVVLMVLMAIAFMGGLFFVTFYLQNVHGMSPIDAGLHLLPLTGMMIVGSPLAGAMITKLGPRVPLAGGMACTALAMYGMSTLATDTGSGVMSLWFALLGLGLAPVMVGATEVIVGNAPMELSGVAGGLQQAAMQIGGSLGTAVLGAVMASKVDSDLAGNWADAGLPPLTAAQEHQASEAVQVGVPPIAPGTPEAIATKITGVAHDTFISGMSLASLVAAGVAVVAVLVAMLTKRGANAEAGAGVGHI